The DNA region ATGGGGAGCCAGTGGAGGTTCTGGAGGACGGGGGTGATGTGGTCGTTAGAACAGATTTGAGTGAGGAGCCAGGCAGCAGGATTCTCGACATACTGAAGTTTATTGAGGGCTTTGGAGGTAGAACTGAAGAGAATACTATTACGGTAGTCTAGGTAGGAAGTGAAAAAGACGTGTTCAGCAGCTGAAAGAGAGATATGAGATAATAGGATGCACTAGGGCAATGTACCTTGACTGACAACcttacatttaattttgcagaagtcaaaacaaaaagaggcaTCTATGCAACTCCAGTAACCTAACATTTAGGTCGTTTGGAGGAAGTTGAGCCAAGTGTCAAAAAGATCAAAAGATGCATTTAAAGATCAAAAagagtttgtgtttcttcagtaaGACTCATGATCAATTTGTGACAAATTATTTTCTAGTAAGCAAGAAAAGATggacataaagaaaaacaagtcacTGATCACACTGTAGGCTATAACTGACATCTtttgacatatttatttatatagcaactTAAAAGGCAAACAGACTTTGCAGTGCTTCACAAAGGCAGGcatatgcatgcacatacaagcataaaaggagcaaaattagaataaaacatttaagcacaaatttaaaacccaaagaaatcagttaacaaataaaacaattaaaagccaAAGATAAAAAGTGAGTCTTCAGATGTATTTTAGAAGTATCAACAGATTCAGCATGTCTAATGGCCTCTGGCAGGCTGTTCCAGAGCCGAGGGGCCGCTACAaaaaaagctgtgtccccaGCCGTTTGTTGACCACTACCAACATGCTGAGGTGGGAGGATCTGAGGGGTCCTTTGGTGTATTAAGGGGTGAGAAGTTCTAAAATATATGTTGGGGCGAGACCATGGAGGGATTTATAGACAATTAGGAGAATTATGAATGTTATCCTGTAATGAAGGGGGAGCCAGATGAAGGATGCAaggatgggggtgatgtggTCTAATTTTTTGGATCTTGTTAATAACTGGGCAGCAGCGTTCTGGATCAGCTGTAGATGGGAAATGGTAGATTCAGAAATGTCATGGTAGAGTGAATTACAGTAGTCCGGTCTGGATGATATTAATGCATGAGGGGGGGGAGCCCTACAGAACCCCACATGAAATATTTGCAGATGTGGAGGATCAGCCGGCAATGGAAATGTTATATTGTCTGTTTGAGATGCAAGAGTGGAACAGCTTaatcaaacaacaacaattcatATGCAGGAAATTTACAGTCATTACATTCAGCTCTAAGGCTGTAGTTGCACTTGTAACTGGCATGTGCATTTTCCTATGTTTccttttttgaatgttttggtGATCCttgtggtgaaaaaaaaaaaataataaaataaaaaaattgaatgaaaattgaacactgaaaaaatgtATAACAAATTGGGCCTTAAGTGCTGCAAATTAGTTCTGGCACAGAATGCTAATGTGTCAAAAATATGGTTGAATTTAAGTTACCAGTGAAAGCATTAAACTGTAGCTGTGCAACTATTGAACTAATTATTAACCCAAGCCTCTAGATCTGAGTAAACTTTCTGTGGGGGTAAACTTCTGTACTGTGAGCATATCTTACACAATCTCTCCCTCCAGTCAGTGTAAAGTTTTACTCTCCActtttgtttccatttaaaatattcactgtAGAGTTTCTTGTCCTCCATGAGCTGCTGTAGATACTTCCCTAAGTCCTTTAATGATGCAAACTCATCAACGTGGATGAAAGAATTAGGTGGTGACACACCTTTGTAATCATTCAATGGGGGTCCCAGGACAACAGGCACTGCCCCGCCTTGGTAAGCATTCCTCCACAGCTTCTCTGTGATGTAGTCTTTGGCACTCGCATTCTCAAATGCCAAATAGAAATAGCAGCGAGAGATTGTAGGTAAGAGGTCTCTAGAGGAGAGCCGTGTCTTTGTCCAGCGCCCATAAACCTTCACAGGAACTATTGTCTTGAGCTCATTGTAGACTTTGGTTCTCTTGTGCCTGCGCTTGTAGTTGCTGACCACCCAACAAACCAGAGAGCTCTTATTCAGAGGAATGTCATCCACCAGACTTCCTTCAGCCTCCTTTGGTAGGAACTTGCCGTAGGGAATAGTGATATCAGCATCCCTCCTGTAGGTCATGGTGAGGTTGAAGATGTTTGCAAACTGCTGTAAGTTTCCACTGTGAATAGGGGCCTCCAGGGACATCC from Scomber scombrus chromosome 15, fScoSco1.1, whole genome shotgun sequence includes:
- the LOC133995161 gene encoding alpha-(1,3)-fucosyltransferase 7, which codes for MGHNIKKTLLALMKKRCLLSFLFILPLCLLNGWPSGFQAINRNVTILLWHWPFGRSFSLKDDVCWDLYSIPHCRLVDQRSLYPTADVVVFHNRELVKGSQKLPFDLPRPQGQRWAWMSLEAPIHSGNLQQFANIFNLTMTYRRDADITIPYGKFLPKEAEGSLVDDIPLNKSSLVCWVVSNYKRRHKRTKVYNELKTIVPVKVYGRWTKTRLSSRDLLPTISRCYFYLAFENASAKDYITEKLWRNAYQGGAVPVVLGPPLNDYKGVSPPNSFIHVDEFASLKDLGKYLQQLMEDKKLYSEYFKWKQKWRVKLYTDWRERLCKICSQYRSLPPQKVYSDLEAWVNN